The genomic interval CTACAGTATGACTCCACTGATACCTCCcgatttcttctggttttgaatgaGAAGGGTGTTGGACATGAGGATTTCCTCTAGCGCTGAGATAACTGATTTGTGTCGAGAATAGCAACTGGGACGTGTGGGTTTTGGGATATGATCTGAGTTGGTGCTCACTCTTTCTCCATTAATCTCTGTTCCTTTGACACAGGCTGTTTGTCTTGCTATCTGTGCTTTACAGTGGAGTAAGCAGTAGCATTGTGCTGCAGAAAATGTATGGGAGGATCACATCCCCCAACTTCCCAAATGTCTACCCAAATCACAAGGAGAGGATCTGGAATATTACTGTCCCCAAGGGATATTCTGTCCGTATCTACTTCACCCATTTCAATCTGGAGCTGTCCTACCTGTGTGAATACGATTATGTGAAGGTATGTGTAGGGCAGGGCAATGTGTAGCAGGCTAGGTTGTTAAAAACTGTGTATATGTGATTCTGGACACACGCAGGGCCCAACGTAACTGTGATTGCACTTGATTCTAGTCTGCTAGTAAAGTTCAGGCTCAGCTGATTTCTAAATTATGTGTTTATTGAGGCCCACGGGACCAGGAAATAGAACTGGTTGTTGGGTTGGAACATCTGAAACTGGAGTTGTTTCTGCGCAGAAAATTCTGATTCCCCTCTTGTGAAGCAAAAGGCTTGAAATTTTGCCCAAAACAACATTTGAGCTTCGTTTTGCTGAAGTTACAGTATGTGTTTTAAATTGACAAGTACTGCTTTACACAGAGTATGAGAGACCTTAAAGTGTAACCGATAGTCTAAACAAGATACTGTCAGCTTGTCTAAACATGCACTTGCAACACTTGCAATGGTGTGTTTGCTGGCTAATGTGAGAAGCAacctcaggaaaagaaacaaagatacTGGAAGCCTTTGAGTGATAAGTGGTGTCCCTGAAAGATTTGTACTCCATGTGCTGCTGGCATGTGCTCTAATCCGGGCAGCCCTGTCACGGTTTGAGGCcatgctgcctctgccctctTTCTGTCGTTTGCATGGACCTGACACACGTTAAAGAGGAAGCTGTGTCACAGGGAGTATGCAGAACCAGTGCATCAGCAGTACTTAGATCGGGCAGCCTTGTTGCCATTTAGGAAGATCTCATTTCCATTCTTTTATAGGGCAAGTTGCTCCCATTCCCCAAATCCATGTTGTTCCTCATGTAATTTCCCTTTGGGCAGGACAGAGTACTCATTTCTGGTAGGTCTGTAGTACACGGTACTATCACTACCATGTACAACATGAACCTCATGTATGAGAACATTTCTCTTGTACTAAAAACATGAGATAAATGAGGAGCCAGAAGTGGAATAAATTAATCACAGAGCGAGTCACTAGTTTAAAGAGATCTCTTACTATACCTTTGGATTTGTCAGTGTATGAAACGTTTTTACCCCAGTTGTCTCTGGTTTTACCAAGATCTGACTGTCGCTGAAAGCACCAAGTTAACAAGAGCATTATAAAGAAAGCATTGTGCTGGTAGCCCAGGCTGGTATCACAGCTTTATATGGgcctctgaaaggaaaaagggagaCAAAATTATGGGCTTAAGTCACACAAAATAAGGGAAATCTTATCTGGATCTGGATTTGGACTGACCTCCAGAAGCACCTTTTGAGAGCATGCAAGCCTCCTTTCTCACACCGTTAAACACATGCTTTCCAAGCTGTGGCAGCAGGTTGGGAAGAGCAAAGCCCTGTGCTCATCTGGTACATTTGCCCATTTCACAGCTGAGCTCTGGTGGGAGGACCTTGGCTACGCTGTGTGGAAAGGATAGTACGGACACGGAGGAGGCTCCGGGCAACAAGACATACGTCTCCGTTGACAACAACCTCATGGTAGTGTTTCGGTCTGATTACTCCAATGAGAAACTATTCACAGGCTTTGAGGCCTTTTATGCTGCTGAAGGTAAGAGACCAGTCCTTCTTGTAGGTAGAAGAGATGCAGCCGTGGTGGCGTTGGTGCTTCCCTCCGCTCTCATACGCTGTGGCTGCTGGCGTTAGGTGGGAGAAGGCAGTCTCATCGTACGGAGGCAGATGCCAAAGGGCACAGCAGGCAAAGGCAAACATAGAGTGGCTCAGACTGAGACAATGTTGTTGAAGGGTGTTGGTTGCCTAATTCTGTGCTTCACCCATTAGATATTGATGAGTGCAAACAGCTGTTTGACGGTGAACCCCTCTGCAATCATCACTGTCACAACTATGTGGGGGGCTACTATTGCAGCTGTCGGACTGACTACACACTGCATGAAAACAAGAGGACATGCACAGGTGAGTTCTTGCTAGACCAGGAGATACTTCCCTACCTACAACATCTGCTTAAACCCAGTCTTGATACTAGCATTGAGGTGAAAGCTGTGGGTTTTCCATCGTTGTTTTCAGTATTCCCTACGTGCCTGGTACAGCTGGAAGAAGGTACCGGGGGTTAGTCAGGGCTGTGAGCAGACTGTGCTCTACACAAACCAGGGTttgcagaggggctgtgggctAATTGCTGCTGTTAGGGACAGCAGTACTGTGTGCAGTAAAGTGGTACGTTGCCAGTTGGTTTTGGTTACTTCTTAGGCACAGCACGCACCTGGGTTCAGCTTTAGACGGGCTGCacagagaagcaagaaactGGGCTTGAACTTCCACAGACACTTCCAGTCTTCATGGCTGCCAGTGCAGCCAGCCTTGCAAAACTGTATCTTGCTTCCAGGGTACTGAGATACAGGGTATTCCGGACCCAAGTTAGTAGATACATTGGAAAAACTAACAATAGAGTGTGAAGTCTCACGGAGAAACAGTTTGCTTACCGTCCCTAGAAGGACACAGGCCAAGAAGCAGCATGGTCCACATATTGCTGACACCAGATACAGTGATCCACTCGTTACATGGGAGACAAGGCCAGGCACAGATCTTTTGTTCAGAAGGGCATACAGCGTGAGGTTTACCTAGTTGGcttctgctcagctctgcttctCACTTCACAGCTAGGGAAAGCTTATTTCAGGCAGCAAAGCGTCTGTCTGAATCAGCACACTGATCAGCACCTCAGGATTCGCTTTGGAGTGAAACATGTGCCCACACGTGGTGTCAGATTCATCCTTGGTGGGTGCAACTTTGCCCACCTGGAGCTGAAtcctgtctgaaaaaaaaacagcacacaCACTGCTCACTAAGTGTTTTGTCATAGGTGGGAAGATAGTTGGTTTGATCTCCCTGGTGCTGAAATGCAGGACTGGATCTAACTTACCGTGCTTAAGGCTGCCTTGGCATTTAGCTTCCCAACTCCATTCTGTTAAAAATTCTCTCCAGCCACGGCTGCCTGGGTCTAATTCAGGATTCCTCATATCTCCAGTGTATTGGAACAGACCTATTCTTTCAGCCTCCCCTTCCAAAAGCAACGGCTTTTAGCACAAGCATATGGATTTACTTATGCTATAAAGCTTGTCCCTGGTCTTAATGTGAAGGTGCAAAATGAATAACTGTGCAGACTAGCAGCTTTGCATTGACCATTCATGTGTGCACAGTTATGCTCCCCTCCTTGAACATAACTCTAGCAGAGGGAGCTTATCAGCAATATTGAAGGGCTGGGCTACCCTGATGGCTGGAGATGTGGGCACTGGGGATTACTGTGGTGCAGCTGTTCACATTTCAGAGGCCTTTAGATTCAGGCACTGAAGATGCTCCAGccactgggctgggctgcaaAGCAAAGGTCTCTGCAGGTCGCCTCCATGAGATGAGGGCAAAAGCTGCCCCTTTGATTTTTGTGCTTCTGTCTGAGCAGGCTGATACTGACaggctctttttttctctattttccaGCGTGAGATAATTAAGCTTCTGCTCGCTTAGGCAGAGATGGAGACAGAtgtgctgggaagagctggttTGCCCTCCCTCCTGACCTGCCTGTTGCAGTCCACCCAAGGGCTGCAGGCTTTTCTTGCTTGGTGACTTGTATGTCTTGGTTCCTTGCCTTTCAGATCTGCCTCCTGCAGACAATAAAGAGGCTGTTCCTTGTTGAAAGCTGATGACAGCCTCTGGGGCATTCATTTTCTTGCAGTTCCCATGTGTTACTAGGCAAAAAAGAAGGTAGATCAGGCAGGAGCTGGTAAAAGAGAAGCCATTGTGAAAGGCCTCTGAGCATCGCAGCTACCTGAAGACTTGAATTTCTTGTCCAGCTCTTGTTGCAGTTTTCAGAACTATGGGAGGTCAGGCAACAAGACCAGAACCACCCATTTGTTCCCTGATATTCCTTTCAGATTTGCTCTTGACTGCACCCAGACTTGTAGATTGAAACTATTTATATTCAAAGCTCATTCACTCTTTGAAaaggtttgaattttttttgaCCCAAATTTTGTGACTCTGGCTGTATCTCCCATTGGGAACTTAGCATTATAGCTGCAGTGCATTCTGGTGAGCAAAGCTTCAGAGTTCCAGGGGTTTGGTAAAGTAATATGAATGTCGCCAGGGCAGTTTAGGTGTCTTGCTTTCATACAAAGGACGGCAGCGGTGCCTTCAACGTGACAGATGCAACACAAGGAATGCTGTTCTTCAGCACAGTGGCTTGTGGCTTAATTGACACTCTCAGTCCCTTACAGTGCCTCTCGCTGCTCCACATTATATCCATTTGTTGTCCTTTAGACTGTACCCTCTTTAGGCAGGGACTATCTTCTTAAAACATATGGAGAAATACTGTGCTCCGTACTTGTCAGTGACTAGAGCTCCCCAACATGATGATTATTGCAAGAGGTTAACAAGtcagagctgagcagctgtAGGTGAACTGCTGAAGATAAAACAggtctttatttaaaaagtttgagggaTTAAGGGAGCATTAGTCGACCAGCATTTCCTTGTTTCTGCAATTTAGCAGGAGTTGCTTTTAATGGTAATTTACGAGGCTCAGTTTCTCCAACCCCATGTCCACTCTTTAGTGCCTGGAGTAAATGGAGGAGGGACCCTTTTCCACGTAACCATGGGAGGGGATGGAGAGTCTTTTAGATGAGCCACTTGACTCCTTTCAGGTCAATGCATTTGCAGACTTCTGTGTTACCTTGGGCAAGTCACTTCATACCAGCTTTGAACATCCATCTGCAAAACAAGAGGTAACATCACTGCCTTGACTTACTGGGAAGATGCTTAGTAAGTGTCATAGAAGGTGGATGCTGCGGAGAACTGATCTGGGGGTAGAGTGGCTGGGCAAGCAGTTACCAAGGCTTACTTCTGCTGTATTTAATCCTGTTCAGAAGCTGTTCCGTGGTCAGAGTGAACTATGAGCAAAAGCACTTGAAATTTTGTCATGGCTAGGTGATAGCATTTATGACCCACCTTTCATTGGAGGCCTAATGAGCCACTGACAATGGGCTTGCAAGTTTTGAGGGGGTCATTTTTCAGAGTTCAATCCCCTGGCAAAGAGCTTGCTATGATTCTAATAAAAGTACAGCCTAAGCATAATTGAGCACTCTCTGGACAGCTCTAAAGCTTGGACTGAGAAGTCAAGGGACAGCATTTCTGATGacagatgttaaaaaattatttgatctTTTTTGTGCTGGCTAGTTTATGACTTTCTTGCTTGCAgacttatggaaaaaaatactgtcctgACAAAGGGAGCTCCCAGTGGCCACGTCCAGGagatatgaggaaaaaagtaagGTCCAGTGTAAGCTTTTTAATCTTCAAGCTGCAAATTCCTTTGGACTAGCAGAGTATCTTCTGTTGAGTCAGCTAGTTTCAGCTACTCAGGTGAGCACAAGTCAAGAAAGTTTATTGGTGCTGACTCACATTTTTCCAAACTGTGTTATGAAAATCTCACATCAAAATTAGGAAACTCACTTTAAAGGAGACAGATGTAATGAAGTATGAAGAACTGTTAGTCTCTGTCTTCCTTCTTTAGTCCTTCAAAACAAGGTGAAGGCcagttttctgaatttctggGATATTAATGGGGCACTGTTCTTATTTGTACTGTAACAGCATGTGGGGatcccagctctgtgcagaggCGAGATGCTTTTTGGCTACAAGAACACAGAGAATTCCCTACCCTGAAAGAGCTTCTGGACCAGCATCTGGGCAGCTCAGAACAATTCTAGAAGAGCATTGCTAGAATGTATCCGGGCTGAGGAGCCATCGGTGGAGTCTCCTGCCTTTGGTACTGGCCAGCATCTTGTGCTTCAGTGGACGATACAGTTCAGtaagtgatttttaaagtatACTCCCATGCAGAAGCATAATCCTGGGCAATAGATCTGGGGTTGTCTGTATGCTACTTAGCTTAAGCTGAACTTAGGGCACAAGCATATAAAAGTTTGCCTTAAATTCCACGTGACAGCATGTTGCATAGATTAATTATATGGTATTTCTTAATGCTGTTTTTGTATCAGGTTTGTGTTTTTCAGCCTTTAATTTCATCATGTGTCCCTTTACCCTTTTATTACAAATGGCCTTCAGAAACTACAGTGTTTGGTCATAAGCAGTTGGCTGTCTCCGCGTGTGTATATGCGTTGTGTGCATGTGTTACTGCACAGTGGTCTTTTCTCCACCTTTTCTCTCTTACATGTTTTTATGCTGAGCTTTAGTCTAATAACATTCCTTTAAACATACtttaaggaaggaaaggagataaTGTGATCATTACAGTAAATAGAAGCCAAAGTGTTGCTGTCTTCTAACTCTGAGGCTCCTGTAAGAGAGGATGTAACCTTACCAACCTGAGTATCCCTTGTTTACACAGTAGATCCCATAGAGTCAAAGAGccattttgtttggaaaagacctttaagatcatgagCCCAGccgttaacctaacactgccaatccaccactaaaccgtgtccctaagcgCCATTTACAGATAGGGGCGTTAAGGCTTCCATTCAGTATCTAAGACAAAACCAAGCTGCTAATTTGACAGAGAGCACATTTTAGCTTGTCAGACTGAAAGCGCAGACTTGTGATATCCTGAAGGAGGGGCTGAGCCCAGGGAAAAATGGTTTTGTAGGTAATACGAAAGGATTCTGATGCAGAGCTAGCAGAAGATTTGAGATTCTAACTTCCTAATGATTTCATCAGGGAGTTAGAGGTGTAAAGATAGTACTCATTATATTGTGGCTTGTATGCTTAGTAAGACTTCCTGCTGAGTCTTTTTCACACCCAAGgatttcatgttttcattccTCTCTTCCTATAATTGCCTCCAGACTACTCCTGTAGGGGCTGTAGAGCTGGGACAGATAACTAGCAGTGTAAggaaatttcagtttttaagagaagcagatttttttttttttcacttatatAGCAGTGAGCAGTATATTGCTGCCTGTGAAGTAGGTTTTGGGGTGTTTCCTAGCCTGGCTtgcagcaggtggagggaagCATTATAGTGGGACCTTAAAGCCTGGGGAGAGGCAGTGAACTCTGTGTCACTGGCAGTATTTtaagcagcacctgcagcagctcaggagagCGTGCTGGAAGACATTTTATTCCTACATAGCCATCAAATGTTTCTGTAGTTTGAGGCACAATCAGTGGAATTACAGAAACGTGCACTTAGCTGGGAAGAATGAGGTAATAACaattaaggaaaaaacatgCTTGCTGATCATCCTCTGCAACTATagcatgaaaggaaaagatcTAATTCCTGTTGTAGCTCAGCTGATTTCTGTTGGTGCAAAGTGGTGTGCTGTTAGGCTGGATTCAGAGGCAGACAGAACCTCCAGGTGAATTAGTCGAGCTTTCTCAGCTTCTTTGGACCAAGAGGGGCATTCCAGACAGCATTTGAAAATTAGGAGAGTGCTCAGTTTTAACAGAATAGGCATTTCTAGGTGTTTATTAACTGTTCTACTCTGTGTATTTGTCAGCTATGTTTGAAAACCTAGGACAATGAATTCAGAGTGGAACAAACAGAGATGCTCAGTCACTGGGGTGATGGATAGGTTTGCatcaaataaaagcagctgctCATAACTTTCTGGGGAGACGGACAGAGAAAGATTGTTCTGAAATTACAGCTTGTGCTAAAAGAAACACTTGGTACCCAAGTGCATCATTCCTTGTGTTGTGGTATTGCAGTTGTGCTAAGAGCCAcacaaacatgaaataaaaatattatcctTTTACCGgttcctgctttcctttccaaGTAAACACTTGTATCCAAATACCTCCTGTAGCAGCAAGTGGGGCTATTGCATAGGTGTAAGGTGGAAGCAAGTTTCATTCTCTGAAGTAAAAGGAGCCTAGAATCTTGGCTTATGAAATCCATGGTTAGTTAAGGGATAATAATGTTCATTTTCTCATTCACAACTTCCATTCCATTAAAATGGCAATCTTAAACTATGTGGTCTGTTTTAGGTGATAATCTGGAATTAATGACTGGATGATGGCATTTTTGTTGGTGGAGGTTAGCATGGTGTGTTTGAGGATATAATTCAAAGTCAAACAATTTCCCTCTTACAATTAATTCAGTGTCGCAGTGGTGCAAAAATATGCTGGTGTTATCAGCCAGTCCAGCATTCCTCATCAATTAAAGGATTGCTCATACAGCTTTTGCAGCACATCATAAAGCCTTTGTTCCCAGCTGATCAAAGCACCACTTCACAGTGATCAGATGCTGTCAACAAGCAGAGATCCTCGGGGCACTTGTGGCTGTTCCTTCTTGCTTCTCTTCAGC from Falco biarmicus isolate bFalBia1 chromosome 3, bFalBia1.pri, whole genome shotgun sequence carries:
- the LOC130145658 gene encoding mannan-binding lectin serine protease 2-like isoform X3 gives rise to the protein MRLFVLLSVLYSGVSSSIVLQKMYGRITSPNFPNVYPNHKERIWNITVPKGYSVRIYFTHFNLELSYLCEYDYVKLSSGGRTLATLCGKDSTDTEEAPGNKTYVSVDNNLMVVFRSDYSNEKLFTGFEAFYAAEDIDECKQLFDGEPLCNHHCHNYVGGYYCSCRTDYTLHENKRTCTGQCICRLLCYLGQVTSYQL
- the LOC130145658 gene encoding mannan-binding lectin serine protease 2-like isoform X4 — protein: MRLFVLLSVLYSGVSSSIVLQKMYGRITSPNFPNVYPNHKERIWNITVPKGYSVRIYFTHFNLELSYLCEYDYVKLSSGGRTLATLCGKDSTDTEEAPGNKTYVSVDNNLMVVFRSDYSNEKLFTGFEAFYAAEDIDECKQLFDGEPLCNHHCHNYVGGYYCSCRTDYTLHENKRTCTA
- the LOC130145658 gene encoding mannan-binding lectin serine protease 2-like isoform X1 codes for the protein MRLFVLLSVLYSGVSSSIVLQKMYGRITSPNFPNVYPNHKERIWNITVPKGYSVRIYFTHFNLELSYLCEYDYVKLSSGGRTLATLCGKDSTDTEEAPGNKTYVSVDNNLMVVFRSDYSNEKLFTGFEAFYAAEDIDECKQLFDGEPLCNHHCHNYVGGYYCSCRTDYTLHENKRTCTGEFLLDQEILPYLQHLLKPSLDTSIEVKAVGFPSLFSVFPTCLVQLEEGTGG
- the LOC130145658 gene encoding mannan-binding lectin serine protease 2-like isoform X2, whose protein sequence is MSGVSSSIVLQKMYGRITSPNFPNVYPNHKERIWNITVPKGYSVRIYFTHFNLELSYLCEYDYVKLSSGGRTLATLCGKDSTDTEEAPGNKTYVSVDNNLMVVFRSDYSNEKLFTGFEAFYAAEDIDECKQLFDGEPLCNHHCHNYVGGYYCSCRTDYTLHENKRTCTGEFLLDQEILPYLQHLLKPSLDTSIEVKAVGFPSLFSVFPTCLVQLEEGTGG